In a genomic window of Paramicrobacterium chengjingii:
- a CDS encoding ExeM/NucH family extracellular endonuclease: protein MTKPTRQRRVILAASALLGLACAPLAALPATAAPDGSGVVINEAYLSGGSAGAIYDHKFVELYNPTDAAIALDGMSLQYRSATGDGATSNLVELTGEIDAQGYYLVTGGSNGDTGDAMTGVNVAAEGSLDPSGTKGTLLLVDGTEKVSPAVGDIAGTEGIVDALGYGSSNTFEGEAAVPPGSNQDVRSNVRTGGVDSDNNTDDFTLTAEITPQGTGDITVGEDDAEQGGEEPTGPSQELSIAEIQGDSWESPVKKEAATTTGVVTAAYPTGGFDGFYLQTAGTGGDVDAASHTASDGIFVYTDTIPVTVEIGDAVTVNGIVDEYYGLTQIRVTSDNDITVDENSDAVAPEPATITFPDTDAGRELFEGMLIAPQSGYTVTEVYEANRYGEIALAASTTPLVNPTVKGLPGTPAYDAEVARAEAEAVTLDDASTVDYTNSSNSNTPLPYLSLENPVRVGAAVTFTDSVVLDYRFSVWKFQPTHVVTGDTEQPVTFENTREAAPQDVGGDVKLGTFNVLNYFATTGDQRSGCTYYTDRDGNPITVRDSSAAGCQVRGAASQQNLERQQAKIVVAINALDADVVSLEEIENSLAAGKDDRDDALGVLVDALNDAAGSGIWAFVPSPKALPKNEDVIRTAFIYKPATVELVGDAQILIGSDAFDNAREPDAQAFKPAGGDADDTFVVVSNHLKSKGSAEECTGKDDDDENCDNGEGVGGFNGDRTRQAEALVAFADEFAARHDTDKVFLVGDFNSYAAEDPITTILNAGYVDQGAKTGEYTYNYGGAVGSLDYIFASPAADATVTGQDIWNINSVESVALEYSRHNYNVTDLYAPDVYRASDHDPMLVGIATSAGDGDGTDDGDDDGGADAGEPVPVDDSDLTADLEGGISVSSTLVRGETYSVTVEGEISAAVAVWLHSDPVLLSDGYVEVTGDGTVTVTVPTEAPLGEHRVAVVTESGDVVGWQAVTVTDAGATASGDLPWTGTEALPLLIVALLLMALGGVVLVARRRRMS, encoded by the coding sequence GTGACAAAACCCACCCGGCAGCGACGCGTGATTCTGGCCGCATCCGCTCTTTTAGGGCTTGCATGTGCTCCGCTTGCCGCACTCCCGGCGACGGCGGCGCCCGATGGCTCCGGGGTGGTGATCAACGAGGCGTATCTCTCGGGCGGCAGCGCGGGAGCGATCTATGACCACAAGTTCGTGGAGCTCTACAACCCCACGGATGCCGCGATCGCGCTCGACGGCATGTCTCTGCAATACCGCTCGGCGACGGGCGATGGTGCAACCAGCAACCTCGTTGAGCTGACAGGTGAGATCGACGCGCAGGGGTACTACCTTGTCACGGGCGGAAGCAACGGCGATACTGGCGACGCGATGACGGGCGTCAACGTCGCTGCCGAGGGCTCACTGGATCCGAGCGGCACGAAGGGCACGCTGCTGCTCGTTGATGGCACCGAGAAGGTCTCGCCTGCCGTCGGTGACATCGCGGGAACAGAAGGCATCGTCGATGCCCTGGGCTACGGGTCGTCAAACACTTTCGAGGGCGAAGCGGCTGTGCCGCCCGGCAGTAACCAAGACGTGCGCTCGAACGTGCGCACGGGTGGCGTCGACAGCGATAACAACACAGACGACTTCACGCTCACCGCCGAGATCACGCCGCAGGGCACCGGTGACATCACGGTCGGCGAAGACGACGCCGAGCAGGGCGGCGAGGAGCCGACGGGGCCGAGCCAGGAGCTGTCGATTGCCGAGATTCAGGGCGACAGCTGGGAGAGCCCCGTCAAGAAAGAAGCGGCAACCACGACCGGCGTCGTAACCGCGGCATATCCCACGGGTGGGTTCGATGGCTTCTACCTGCAGACAGCGGGCACAGGTGGCGACGTTGACGCTGCCTCGCACACCGCCTCAGACGGCATATTCGTCTACACAGACACGATTCCTGTCACCGTCGAGATCGGCGACGCCGTCACCGTCAACGGCATCGTTGACGAGTATTACGGACTGACGCAGATTCGCGTGACGAGCGACAACGACATCACCGTCGACGAGAACTCGGATGCCGTCGCCCCTGAGCCCGCGACAATCACGTTTCCCGACACCGATGCCGGGCGTGAGCTGTTTGAGGGAATGCTCATCGCGCCGCAGAGTGGCTACACGGTGACGGAAGTGTACGAAGCGAACCGCTACGGCGAGATCGCCCTTGCGGCATCCACGACTCCGCTCGTGAACCCGACGGTGAAGGGTCTGCCCGGTACACCGGCATACGACGCAGAGGTCGCGCGTGCCGAGGCCGAGGCCGTGACGCTCGACGACGCGTCGACCGTCGATTACACGAACTCGTCAAATTCAAACACGCCGCTTCCGTATCTCTCGCTGGAAAACCCCGTGCGGGTAGGAGCCGCGGTGACGTTCACCGACTCGGTTGTGCTTGATTATCGGTTCAGCGTTTGGAAATTTCAGCCGACACACGTGGTGACGGGCGACACGGAGCAGCCTGTCACGTTTGAGAATACGCGGGAAGCGGCCCCACAGGATGTAGGCGGCGACGTGAAGCTCGGCACATTCAACGTACTCAACTACTTCGCGACGACCGGCGATCAGCGCTCCGGGTGCACGTATTACACCGACCGTGACGGCAACCCGATCACAGTGCGGGACTCGAGCGCAGCGGGCTGTCAGGTGCGTGGAGCAGCTTCGCAGCAGAACCTCGAGCGACAGCAGGCGAAGATCGTCGTGGCGATCAACGCGCTCGACGCCGACGTGGTATCGCTTGAGGAGATTGAGAACTCGCTCGCTGCAGGTAAGGACGATCGTGACGACGCACTCGGTGTGCTCGTTGACGCGCTGAACGACGCGGCTGGCTCAGGCATCTGGGCATTCGTGCCGTCACCGAAGGCACTGCCGAAGAACGAAGACGTCATTCGCACGGCGTTCATCTACAAGCCGGCCACCGTCGAGCTCGTCGGCGATGCGCAGATTCTCATCGGCTCTGACGCGTTCGACAACGCCCGCGAGCCGGACGCCCAGGCGTTCAAGCCGGCGGGCGGTGATGCCGACGATACGTTCGTCGTGGTCTCAAACCACCTCAAGTCGAAGGGCAGTGCCGAGGAATGCACGGGCAAAGACGATGACGACGAGAACTGCGACAACGGCGAGGGTGTCGGCGGCTTCAACGGCGACCGCACTCGGCAGGCCGAGGCTCTTGTAGCCTTCGCCGACGAGTTTGCCGCGCGCCATGACACAGACAAGGTGTTTCTCGTCGGCGACTTCAACTCGTATGCCGCCGAAGATCCCATCACCACGATCCTGAACGCCGGCTACGTGGACCAGGGGGCAAAGACGGGCGAGTACACCTATAACTACGGGGGCGCCGTCGGCTCGCTCGACTACATCTTCGCGTCCCCAGCTGCTGATGCCACGGTGACCGGGCAGGACATCTGGAACATCAACTCCGTCGAGTCGGTGGCGCTGGAGTACTCGCGCCACAACTACAACGTCACTGACCTATACGCTCCCGACGTCTATCGCGCGAGCGACCACGACCCGATGCTCGTCGGCATCGCCACGAGTGCCGGTGACGGCGATGGCACAGACGATGGTGACGACGATGGAGGAGCGGATGCTGGTGAGCCGGTGCCCGTCGACGACTCCGATCTGACCGCCGACCTCGAGGGCGGAATCAGTGTTTCCAGCACCCTCGTGCGAGGTGAAACGTACTCTGTGACGGTAGAGGGCGAGATCTCCGCTGCCGTGGCCGTGTGGCTGCACTCCGATCCCGTGCTGCTGAGCGACGGCTACGTCGAGGTGACGGGCGACGGAACCGTGACTGTGACAGTGCCTACCGAGGCCCCGCTCGGCGAACACCGGGTGGCCGTCGTCACGGAGTCCGGCGACGTCGTCGGCTGGCAAGCCGTCACCGTCACGGACGCCGGTGCGACAGCATCCGGTGATCTGCCCTGGACGGGAACAGAGGCGTTGCCGCTTCTGATCGTCGCGCTTCTGCTCATGGCGCTTGGCGGAGTTGTGCTCGTCGCTCGCCGTCGCCGAATGAGCTGA
- a CDS encoding amino-acid N-acetyltransferase has translation MSQVNVRWATTADVPRIQQLIEPLVQERILLGKDRVVFYEAVQEFRVAETDDGEVIGCGALHVMWEDLGEVRTLAVAQPWLGTGVGHALLNQLQEDARALGLIRLFCLTFEVDFFTRHGYAPIGEGIVDPDVYAELVRSTDEGVAEFLDLARVKPNTLGNTRMLRVL, from the coding sequence ATGAGCCAGGTCAACGTGCGGTGGGCGACGACGGCCGACGTTCCGCGTATTCAGCAGCTCATCGAACCGCTGGTGCAAGAGCGCATTCTGCTCGGCAAAGATCGCGTGGTGTTCTACGAAGCGGTACAAGAGTTTCGCGTCGCCGAGACCGACGACGGCGAAGTGATCGGCTGCGGCGCTTTGCACGTGATGTGGGAAGACCTCGGAGAGGTGCGCACGCTCGCTGTGGCGCAGCCCTGGTTAGGCACCGGAGTTGGCCATGCACTACTCAATCAGCTGCAAGAAGATGCTCGAGCTCTCGGCCTGATTCGCCTGTTCTGTCTCACCTTCGAAGTGGATTTCTTCACTCGCCACGGATACGCACCCATCGGTGAAGGCATCGTCGACCCCGACGTATATGCGGAGCTTGTTCGCTCGACCGATGAAGGCGTCGCTGAGTTTCTCGACCTTGCTCGCGTCAAGCCGAACACTCTCGGCAACACCCGCATGCTGCGCGTTCTCTGA
- a CDS encoding Ppx/GppA phosphatase family protein produces the protein MRLGVLDVGSNTVHLLIVDAHPGAHPQPMASHKSVLRLMRYLAPDGSITDEGVDAIVSAVSGAVELADRSNLDNFLPMATSAIREAKNGPEVLSLVTEQTGVELQVLSGEDEAKLTFLAVRRWYGWSAGNILLFDIGGGSLELSMGQDEYPSIGMSVPLGAGRSTISFLQDDPPSLDQQTALREHARGILEQARDEFAELPPPSHVVGSSKTIRSLARLAGSVRDGVGDSDRMLLRRSQLDDWVPRLARLPAASRPELPGITLDRTFQIVAGGIVLSETMRAFDVKELDVSPWAMREGVLLRYLDHLD, from the coding sequence ATGCGCCTCGGGGTTCTCGACGTCGGTTCCAACACCGTCCACCTGCTGATCGTCGATGCCCATCCCGGCGCACACCCACAGCCGATGGCGAGCCACAAATCGGTTCTGCGCCTCATGCGATACCTCGCGCCCGACGGATCGATCACCGACGAGGGCGTCGATGCCATCGTCTCCGCCGTCTCGGGTGCCGTCGAGCTCGCCGATCGCAGCAACCTCGACAACTTCCTCCCCATGGCCACTTCGGCCATCCGCGAGGCAAAGAACGGTCCCGAGGTGCTCAGTCTCGTGACCGAACAGACCGGCGTGGAGCTGCAGGTGCTCTCGGGCGAAGACGAGGCGAAGCTCACATTCCTCGCCGTGCGCCGCTGGTACGGGTGGTCTGCGGGAAACATCCTGCTCTTCGACATCGGCGGCGGCTCGCTCGAACTGTCGATGGGGCAAGACGAATATCCCTCGATCGGCATGAGCGTTCCACTCGGAGCGGGCCGTTCGACGATCTCCTTCCTGCAAGATGACCCGCCGTCGCTCGACCAGCAGACTGCTCTGCGCGAGCACGCCCGCGGCATCCTCGAGCAGGCTCGCGATGAGTTCGCAGAACTGCCTCCGCCCTCACACGTCGTCGGGTCGTCAAAGACCATCCGCTCGCTTGCACGCTTGGCCGGGTCGGTGCGAGATGGCGTCGGAGACAGCGATCGGATGCTGTTGCGGCGCAGTCAGCTCGACGACTGGGTTCCGCGACTCGCGCGCCTGCCCGCCGCATCCCGCCCCGAGCTTCCCGGCATCACCCTCGATCGCACATTCCAGATCGTGGCGGGCGGCATCGTGCTGTCTGAGACGATGCGGGCGTTTGATGTGAAGGAGCTCGACGTCTCGCCGTGGGCGATGCGCGAGGGCGTGCTGTTGCGCTACCTCGACCACCTGGACTGA
- a CDS encoding glyoxalase → MNTTTAPNALTSITLEVPDIADAERFYAAFDLGSQLEFRQSAEHSEGFRGFTISLIVSQPANAGVLLDAAIDAGATVIKPAAKNLWGFGGTVKAPDGTIVKVATSKKKNTEPASSRIDDVVVLLAASNVPASKRFYSEQGFTPGKSFGSYVEFETRPGTIKLGLYKRSALAKDAGVPEEGSGAHRIAFGNERGAFTDPDGFTWI, encoded by the coding sequence ATGAACACGACAACAGCACCCAACGCACTCACGTCCATCACGCTCGAGGTTCCCGATATCGCGGACGCCGAGCGGTTCTACGCAGCATTCGACCTGGGCTCACAACTGGAGTTCCGTCAGTCAGCGGAGCATTCTGAGGGATTCCGTGGATTCACGATCTCGCTCATCGTTTCGCAACCGGCTAACGCCGGGGTGCTGCTGGATGCCGCCATCGACGCCGGTGCCACAGTGATCAAGCCTGCCGCGAAGAACCTCTGGGGATTCGGCGGGACGGTCAAGGCCCCAGACGGAACCATCGTGAAGGTGGCAACGTCGAAGAAGAAGAACACGGAGCCGGCGAGCTCACGCATCGACGATGTCGTCGTGCTGCTCGCAGCATCCAATGTGCCCGCAAGCAAACGCTTCTACTCCGAACAGGGTTTCACCCCGGGAAAGAGCTTCGGCAGCTACGTCGAATTTGAGACCCGTCCCGGCACGATCAAGCTGGGACTCTACAAGCGCTCGGCGCTGGCGAAGGACGCTGGCGTGCCGGAGGAGGGGAGCGGGGCGCACCGAATCGCCTTCGGAAACGAGCGGGGGGCCTTCACCGATCCCGACGGCTTCACCTGGATCTGA